A region from the Molothrus aeneus isolate 106 chromosome 17, BPBGC_Maene_1.0, whole genome shotgun sequence genome encodes:
- the TNNC2 gene encoding troponin C, skeletal muscle, translated as MAAPPRLVPGSSLRGSASAGNPDRGGGAGTARHGRDREQRLRRRPAPSGSPLPALPGTAEIGIGPCSTARDSRIRLQTDQQAEARAFLSEEMIAEFKAAFDMFDADGGGDISTKELGTVMRMLGQNPTKEELDAIIEEVDEDGSGTIDFEEFLVMMVRQMKEDAKGKSEEELANCFRIFDRNADGFIDIEELGEILRATGEPVTDEDIEDMMKDSDKNNDGRIDFDEFLKMMEGVQ; from the exons ATGGCCGCTCCGCCACGGCTCGTCCCGGGATCCTCCCTGCGCGGCTCCGCCTCCGCCGGGAACCCGGATCGGGGCGGTGGAGCCGGCACCGCCCGGCACGGCCGGGATCGGGAGCAGCGCTTGCGGCGCCGTCCGGCGCCATCGGGGTCGCCTCTCCCGGCACTGCCCGGCACGGCTGAGATCGGGATCGGTCCGTGCAGCACCGCCCGGGACTCTCGGATCAGG TTGCAGACGGACCAGCAGGCAGAAGCTCGTGCCTTCCTCAGCGAGGAGATGATTGCGG AGTTCAAAGCCGCCTTCGACATGTTTGATGCTGATGGTGGTGGAGACATCAGCACCAAGGAGCTGGGGACGGTGATGAGAATGCTGGGCCAGAACCCCACCAAAGAGGAGTTGGATGCCATCATTGAGGAGGTGGACGAGGACG GCAGCGGCACCATCGACTTCGAGGAGTTCCTGGTCATGATGGTGCGCCAGATGAAAGAGGATGCTAAAGGCAAGTCTGAGGAGGAGCTGGCCAACTGCTTCCGCATCTTTGACCG GAATGCGGATGGGTTCATTGACATTGAGGAGCTGGGTGAGATCCTGAGGGCCACCGGGGAGCCTGTCACTGATGAGGACATAGAGGACATGATGAAGGACTCAGACAAGAACAACGATGGCCGCATTGACTTTGATG AGTTCCTGAAGATGATGGAGGGTGTGCAGTAA
- the LOC136563920 gene encoding regulator of G-protein signaling 9-binding protein-like encodes MAPGRRDACRGRGAVGTCATAQAALCKATAGHRQLVLQLGGSGDGPRLREERRRRSAEACELSMGLRWTLLAGLRQGPASPRERQELERFWVLFLSALEIFLQDLYRAQHLCQLFSVQGGGVAPLRTGLGGWGLPSRRGGGPTQPPTTQSLEEEIEQVRATLAEMESGANIPPWTVEARETTQPAETSGTTERAAWGGACAGHCCGVL; translated from the exons ATGGCACCAGGCAGAAGGGATGCGTGCCGTGGGCGGGGGGCAGTGGGAACGTgtgccacagcccaggctgccctctGCAAGGCCACGGCCGGACACCggcagctggtgctgcagctcgGGGGGAGCGGTGACGGCCCCCGACTGCGAGAGGAGCGACGCAGGAGGAGCGCAGAGGCCTGTGAGCTCAGCATGG GGCTGCGGTGGACGCTGCTGGCGGGGCTGCGGCAGGGCCCGGCCAGCCCTCGGGAGCGGCAGGAGCTGGAGCGGTTCTGGGTGCTCTTCCTCTCCGCCCTGGAGATCTTCCTGCAGGACCTGTACAGAGCCCAGCACCTCTGCCAGCTCTTCTCCGTGCAAGGGGGTGGTGTTGCCCCGCTGCGCACtgggctggggggctgggggctgcccagCCGGAGAGGAGGGGGTCCCACGCAGCCCCCCAccacccagagcttggaggaggAGATCGAGCAGGTGAGGGCCACGCTGGCAGAGATGGAGAGCGGAGCCAACATTCCACCATGGACAGTGGAAGCCAGAGAGACCACACAGCCGGCAGAGACAAGTGGCACCACAgagagagcagcctggggaggcgcctgtgctgggcactgctgtggggTGCTGTGA
- the SNX21 gene encoding sorting nexin-21 yields the protein MAARILHRLRHALAGEAGREEPAGGGGEAEDCPESSELEDDTEGLSTRLSGTLSFTSHEDEEEEEEEEGDGASEELEEPPQAPGAAAGTEDGEWVSAAERPGGSLLTRQLQELWRRSRGSLAPQRLLFEVTSASVVSERSSKYVLYTIYLIRSGQFDKAPATIARRYSDFEQLNRRLRCRFSCDMASVAFPRKRLRRNFTAETIAKRSRAFEQFLSHLHSIDEIRRSPEFLEFFFLPDLQAAQRLTCTGMYREALATWANAYRLQDRLGVCSSGRFLLTLAGLAVCHQELDQLSEAHGCCEQALQLLEAQGSHPLLGPFLQAHVHLAWKVGKDKRRSEARLQDLREAGLPLQQQPSLKECLIKERLE from the exons ATGGCCGCCCGCATCCTGCACCGGCTGCGGCACGCGCTGGCGGGCGAGGCCGGCCGCGAGGAgccggcgggcggcggcggcgaggcCGAGGACTGCCCGGAGAGCTCGGAGCTGGAGGACGACACCGAGGGGCTGTCGACGCGCCTCAGCGGCACCCTGAGCTTCACCAGCCacgaggacgaggaggaggaggaggaggaggagggggacgGAGCTAgcgaggagctggaggagccgCCGCAGGCGCCGGGGGCGGCAGCGGGCACGGAGGACGGAG AGTGGGTCTCTGCGGCGGAGCGTCCCGGCGGCAGCCTGCTGACccggcagctgcaggagctgtggcggAGGTCGCGGGGCAGCCTGGCACCGCAGCGGCTGCTCTTCGAGGTCACCAGCGCTAGCGTGGTCAGCGAGCGCTCTTCCAAGTACGTG CTCTACACCATCTACCTGATCCGCTCTGGCCAGTTTGACAAAGCCCCTGCCACCATCGCCCGGCGCTACTCGGACTTTGAGCAGCTGAACCGCCGCCTGCGCTGCCGCTTCAGCTGCGACATGGCCAGCGTTGCCTTCCCCAGGAAGAGACTGCGCCGGAACTTCACCGCTGAGACCATTGCCAAGCGGAGCCGAGCCTTCGAACAGTTCCTGTCCCACCTGCACTCCATCGATGAGATCCGCCGCTCTCCTGAGTTCCTCGAGTTCTTCTTCCTGCCGGACCTGCAGGCCGCGCAGCGCCTGACGTGCACGGGCATGTACCGCGAGGCCCTGGCCACCTGGGCCAACGCCTACCGGCTGCAGGACCGCCTGGGGGTCTGCAGCTCTGGCCGCTTCCTGCTGACACTGGCTGGGCTGGCCGTGTGCCACCAGGAGCTGGACCAGCTCAGTGAGGCCCACGGCTGCTGCGAGCAGgcgctgcagctgctggaggcccAGGGCAGCCACCCGCTCCTGGGACCCTTCCTGCAGGCCCACGTCCACCTGGCCTGGAAGGTGGGCAAGGACAAGCGGCGCTCAGAGGCCCGGCTGCAAGACCTGCGGGAAgctgggctgcccctgcagcagcagccttccCTGAAGGAATGCCTGATCAAGGAACGTCTGGAATGA
- the UBE2C gene encoding ubiquitin-conjugating enzyme E2 C — protein sequence MASQNADPAAVSSAAARKAAETGATAARGAVGKRLQQELMALMMSGDKGISAFPESDNLFKWIGTIDGAAGTAYEELRYKLSLEFPSGYPYTAPTVRFLTPCYHPNVDTQGNICLDILKEKWSALYDVRTILLSIQSLLAEPNIESPLNTHAAELWKNQVAYKKYVRETYNKQTKSQET from the exons ATGGCCTCACAGAACGCCGACCCCGCCGCCGTGTCCAGCGCAGCCGCCCGCAAAGCGGCTGAGACCGGGGCCACGGCGGCCCGCGGCGCGGTGGGCAAGAG GCTGCAGCAAGAACTGATGGCGTTGATG ATGTCCGGTGACAAAGGCATCTCTGCCTTCCCCGAGTCCGACAACCTCTTCAAGTGGATCGGGACCATTGACGGCGCCGCCGGGACG GCCTACGAGGAGCTGCGGTACAAGCTGTCGCTGGAGTTCCCCAGCGGGTACCCCTACACAGCACCCACCGTGCGGTTCCTGACCCCCTGCTACCACCCCAACGTCGACACCCAGGGCAACATCTGCCTCGACATCCTCAAGGAGAAGTGGTCAGCGCTGTATGATGTCCGCACCATCCTGCTCTCCATACAGAGCCTGCTGGCAG AGCCAAATATCGAGAGCCCTCTGAACACACATGCAGCCGAGCTCTGGAAGAACCAAGTTG CCTACAAGAAGTATGTGCGGGAGACATACAACAAGCAGACCAAGAGCCAGGAGACCTGA
- the ACOT8 gene encoding acyl-coenzyme A thioesterase 8, giving the protein MAVFPPRMGGASWSAVLVGSRCRSRFAEVMGAPGDAGGAGAGPGSGPPPPPGDLRSVLITSVLNLERLEVDLFRGQHHWVPATQHLFGGQIVGQALVAAAHAVSRDEQVHSLHCYFVRTGDPKVPVLYEVERTRTGKSFSVRSVKAIQHGKPIFICQASFQLSQGSPVQHQYSMPTVPPPEELLTQEELIQKFLQNPNVAEGYRKRLTKIQAQDVPIDIKPVNPPDIFSSEPQEPKQLFWVRARGYIGETDMKVHCCVAAYISDYAFLGTALLPHRQYRVKFMVSLDHSMWFHAPFRADHWMLYECESPWAGGCRGLVQGRLWRRDGVLAVTCAQEGVIRVEQTPTQSKL; this is encoded by the exons GGGCGGTGCTTCCTGGTCCGCCGTGCTGGTCGGGTCGCGGTGCCGGTCCCGGTTCGCGGAGGTGATGGGAGCCCCAGGCGACgccggcggggccggagcggggccaggatccgggccgccgccgcctcccgggGACCTGCGCAGCGTCCTAATCACCAGCGTGCTGAACCTGGAGCGGCTGGAGGTCGACCTCTTCAG GGGCCAGCACCACTGGGTGCCCGCCACGCAGCACCTCTTCGGCGGGCAGATCGTGGGGCAGGCGCTGGTGGCGGCGGCCCACGCCGTGAGCCGCGACGAGCAGGTGCACTCGCTGCACTGCTACTTCGTGCGGACAG GGGACCCCAAGGTGCCGGTGCTGTACGAGGTGGAGCGGACCCGCACAGGGAAGAGTTTCTCTGTTCGCTCTGTAAAGGCCATCCAGCATGGAAAGCCCATCTTCATCTGCCAGGCCTCCTTCCAGCTCTCGCAGGGGAGCCCAGTGCAGCACCAGTACAGCATGCCGACCGTGCCACCCCCCGAGGAGCTGCTGACACAGGAGGAGCTCATCCAGAAGTTCCTGCA gaatcCTAACGTGGCTGAGGGATACAGGAAGCGTCTCACCAAGATCCAAGCTCAAGATGTGCCGATTGACATTAAACCCGTGAACCCCCCAGATATATTCAGCTCAGAGCCACAGGAGCCGAAGCAGCTCTTCTGGGTGCGAGCCCGAGGCTACATAG GGGAGACTGACATGAAGGTGCACTGCTGTGTGGCTGCCTACATCTCTGACTACGCCTTCCTGGGCACGGCCCTGCTCCCGCACCGGCAGTACCGCGTCAAGTTCATGGTGTCCCTTGACCATTCCATGTGGTTCCACGCGCCCTTCCGAGCTGACCACTGGATGCTGTACGAGTGTGAGAGCCCTTGGGCTG GTGGGTGCCGGGGCTTGGTGCAGGGACGGCTGTGGCGCAGGGATGGGGTCCTGGCTGTCACCTGTGCACAGGAAGGTGTCATCAGGGTGGAACAGACACCAACCCAGAGCAAGCTCTAG